The proteins below come from a single Limimonas halophila genomic window:
- a CDS encoding DUF1499 domain-containing protein produces MRGIVRTLVGAGLALAVVAALAGVLAGLGTKLGFWDFRTGFAVLRWSVYGALAAVALSGAGLLGAMHQRSARLGLTALPGLVIALAAAAVPLLHVRMVEAYPPIHDITTDTKNPPRFVALAEIREEAPNAVAYPGETTAKQQKQAYPNIRPLTVPVSPERAFDAARAAAAAMGWNIAAADAEARRIEATAETFWFGFRDDVAVRVTAREDGGSRIDVRSASRVGVSDLGANAKRIREFLAGVQERLPGAAPAE; encoded by the coding sequence ATGCGCGGGATCGTCCGCACCCTCGTCGGCGCCGGGCTGGCGCTCGCGGTCGTGGCGGCGCTGGCCGGCGTGCTGGCGGGTCTGGGCACCAAGCTCGGTTTCTGGGACTTCCGGACCGGCTTCGCCGTCCTGCGCTGGAGCGTCTACGGCGCGCTGGCGGCGGTGGCGCTCTCGGGGGCGGGGCTGCTCGGCGCCATGCACCAGCGCAGCGCGCGCCTGGGCCTGACGGCCCTGCCGGGGCTGGTGATCGCGCTCGCGGCGGCAGCGGTGCCGCTGCTGCACGTGCGCATGGTGGAGGCCTACCCACCCATCCACGACATCACCACCGACACCAAGAACCCGCCGCGGTTCGTCGCGCTGGCCGAGATTCGCGAGGAAGCGCCCAACGCCGTCGCCTACCCCGGCGAGACGACGGCCAAGCAGCAGAAACAGGCCTATCCCAACATCCGGCCGCTGACCGTTCCCGTTTCGCCGGAGCGGGCGTTCGATGCGGCGCGCGCGGCGGCGGCGGCCATGGGCTGGAACATCGCGGCCGCCGACGCCGAAGCGCGCCGCATCGAGGCCACGGCGGAAACCTTCTGGTTCGGCTTCCGCGACGACGTCGCGGTGCGGGTCACGGCACGCGAGGACGGCGGTTCACGCATCGACGTGCGCTCGGCTTCGCGCGTGGGCGTCAGCGACCTGGGCGCCAATGCCAAGCGCATCCGCGAGTTCCTGGCCGGGGTGCAGGAACGGCTGCCCGGCGCCGCGCCCGCCGAGTAA
- the dusA gene encoding tRNA dihydrouridine(20/20a) synthase DusA gives MAVRPDETHAQPLDRRLAVAPMMQCTDRHCRAFHRLLTRRTLLYTEMVTANAVLHGERDKLLGFSPAEHPVALQLGGADPDALAQSAAIAEARGYDEVNLNVGCPSDRVQNATFGACLMARPELVADCVAAMRAAVSRIPVTVKTRIGIDDSDDDAFLRHFVDTVAERGGCSVFIIHARKAWLQGLSPKENREKPPLNHARVHRLKRERPELEILTNGGIQDLDGVEEQLNHVDGVMLGRAAYDHPWLLADADRRIYGETNPVADREAAIDGLIAHARELHAAGTPVRAVTRHALGLCSGLPGARHWRRHLSEAARRDDAPPEVIAEAFARVRTGVRMAA, from the coding sequence ATGGCCGTCCGGCCCGATGAAACGCACGCACAGCCGCTGGACCGGCGCCTCGCGGTGGCGCCCATGATGCAGTGCACGGACCGCCACTGCCGCGCCTTCCACCGCCTGCTGACGCGGCGCACGCTGCTCTACACCGAAATGGTCACGGCGAACGCGGTGCTCCACGGCGAGCGCGACAAGTTGCTTGGGTTCTCGCCGGCCGAGCACCCCGTGGCGCTGCAGCTGGGCGGCGCCGACCCGGATGCGCTGGCCCAAAGCGCGGCCATCGCCGAGGCCCGGGGCTACGACGAAGTCAACCTGAACGTCGGCTGCCCCTCCGACCGGGTGCAGAACGCGACCTTCGGCGCCTGCCTCATGGCGCGCCCGGAGCTGGTCGCCGACTGCGTGGCGGCCATGCGGGCGGCCGTGTCCCGCATCCCCGTGACGGTCAAAACCCGCATCGGCATCGACGACAGCGACGACGACGCCTTCCTGCGCCACTTCGTCGACACCGTAGCCGAGCGGGGCGGCTGCTCCGTCTTCATCATCCACGCGCGCAAGGCGTGGCTCCAGGGCCTGAGCCCCAAGGAGAACCGCGAGAAGCCGCCGCTGAACCACGCCCGGGTCCACCGGCTCAAGCGCGAGCGGCCGGAGCTGGAGATCCTCACCAACGGCGGCATTCAGGACCTCGACGGCGTCGAAGAGCAGTTGAATCATGTCGACGGCGTCATGCTCGGCCGCGCCGCCTACGACCACCCCTGGCTGCTGGCCGACGCCGACCGCCGCATCTACGGCGAGACCAACCCGGTCGCCGACCGCGAGGCGGCGATCGACGGCCTGATCGCCCACGCGCGCGAACTGCACGCGGCGGGAACCCCGGTGCGGGCGGTCACGCGCCACGCGCTCGGGCTGTGCTCGGGTCTGCCGGGCGCGCGGCACTGGCGCCGCCACCTGAGCGAGGCGGCGCGCCGTGACGACGCCCCGCCGGAGGTGATCGCCGAGGCTTTCGCCCGCGTGCGCACCGGCGTTCGGATGGCGGCCTGA